One segment of Pseudomonas asgharzadehiana DNA contains the following:
- the urtE gene encoding urea ABC transporter ATP-binding subunit UrtE, producing the protein MLQVEKLHQYYGGSHILRGLSFDVKIGEVTCLLGRNGVGKTTLLKCLMGLLPAKEGAVNWEGRAITGFKPHQRVHAGIAYVPQGREIFGRLTVEENLLMGLSRFPGSEAKEVPAFIYELFPVLLQMKHRRGGDLSGGQQQQLAIGRALASRPRLLILDEPTEGIQPSVIKEIGAVIKQLAARGDMAILLVEQFYDFAAELADQYLVMSRGEIVQQGRGENMQSDGVRGLVTI; encoded by the coding sequence ATGCTGCAAGTCGAAAAATTGCACCAGTACTACGGCGGTAGCCACATCCTGCGCGGGCTGTCGTTTGACGTGAAGATCGGCGAAGTGACCTGCCTGCTCGGCCGTAACGGCGTGGGCAAGACCACCCTGCTCAAGTGCCTGATGGGGTTGCTGCCGGCCAAAGAGGGCGCGGTGAATTGGGAAGGTCGCGCCATTACCGGTTTCAAGCCACACCAGCGCGTGCATGCAGGGATCGCCTACGTGCCCCAGGGTCGCGAGATTTTCGGGCGCCTGACGGTAGAAGAAAACCTGCTGATGGGCCTGTCGCGCTTCCCTGGCTCGGAGGCCAAAGAGGTGCCGGCGTTTATCTACGAGCTGTTCCCGGTGCTGCTGCAGATGAAGCATCGGCGCGGCGGTGACTTGTCCGGCGGGCAACAACAGCAGCTGGCCATCGGCCGTGCCCTGGCCAGCCGCCCGCGCCTGTTGATCCTCGACGAACCCACCGAAGGCATCCAGCCGTCGGTGATCAAGGAGATCGGCGCAGTGATCAAACAGCTCGCGGCACGCGGCGACATGGCGATTCTGTTGGTGGAGCAGTTCTATGACTTCGCCGCCGAACTGGCCGACCAGTACCTGGTGATGTCGCGGGGTGAAATCGTGCAGCAGGGCCGTGGCGAAAATATGCAAAGCGACGGTGTGCGCGGCCTGGTAACGATCTAA